In Pseudodesulfovibrio alkaliphilus, the genomic stretch GGGATGAGCGCCTTGAAGCGGACCAGCACCGCGATGTCGCCTGGCGCCAGTCCGCCCTGCTCCCCGGCGTCGGCCATGGAGTGGCTGGTGGCACCGATGAGCGCCCTGATGCGGTCGCTGATCCAGGTGGCTTCGCGGATGTCGTCCGGTGCCTCGAAGAGGTGGATGGAGGCGCTTATGTCTGCCTTGGCGTTTAGCCGGGGCGAGTCCGGGAAGAGCGCTCCGGCGCAGTCGAGAATCTTTTGTCCCGAGCGGTAGTTTTCGGCCAGGGTGATGGTTTTGATGTCGGGCCACAGCTCGGTCAGTCGCTGCTCCACGTCACCCGTGGCACCCCGGAAGCCGTAGATGGACTGGTTGGGGTCGCCGATGAGAAAGACCCCCTGGCCCGTGGGCCCGGCAATGCCCCGGATCACGGCCAGTTGCAGGGGGGTGAGGTCCTGCACCTCGTCCACCAGCACATGCGTGTAGGGCAGGCGGAAGGTGGGTGCGCCCACCTGCTCGAGCATGAATTCCAGCAGGTCGGTGTAGTCCACAAGATCCCAGTAGTTTTTCTGGTTGCCGTAGTTGATGTGCGCTTGGGACATGTCGGCGGGAAGATCGGCCAGCCGCTCGCGTCCGAGGTTGTATTTGGTCCAGTAATGGTCGAGGTTTTTGCCCGCAAAGGCGGGGTTGACTTCGGCGAAGAGTTTCTTGGCTGCGGTTTCGGGCAGGATGATGGGGGTTTCGCTGTAGGCGTGTTTCCAGTAGTCGAAGCACAGCCCGTGCAGGGTGCCTGCCTGGGGCGGCTCGGTGCTCTCGGGACGCAGCGCCTTGAGCCGGTCGCGCAGTTCCTGGGCGGCGCGGCGGGTGAACGTCAGGGCCAGGATACGCCTGGCAGGGACCCCCTCGTCCAGGAGCCGGGCAACCCGGCCCATGAGCGTGTGGGTCTTTCCCGTTCCCGGTCCGGCCAGCACCAGCACGGGGCCTGGGCCGGCGTCGATGGCCGCCCGCTGGGCCGCGTTGGGTGCGGCGGGCCTTGGATCGCTTGGGGCCGCCAGGGGTTTGCAGGCCGGTTCCTGTGGTGTGGCCGCGCCCTTGGCCCTGGACGTGTCCACGGCGACGAGGGTGCCGCCGTGCTTGATCTGGGCGCGTTCCTTGTCCGTGAACACGCGGATGACGCCGAACTCGCCGTCAAAGCCCGCCTTGCGGATGACGTTGCCCTCGCGCATGCGTTTCAAGGCTTCGCCCAGGTGGCAGGAATGGCGCGACAGGTCCTCGGGCGGGACGCGCTGGAGGATGTCCAGCTCGTTGCCGAAATCGCGGATGAGGCGCATGTAGAGGGCAGTGACCTTCTTCGAGCCCGGGCCGGTTCCCACCACCTCGGAGAGCACCTCGCGCAGGGGGATGAGGGAGACGAAGTCGGGCGCTCCCTGGGGCTTGACCGCTTCCTCGCGGTCGGCCAGCTCAAGCACCCGGTTGTATACGCCGATGGTGACAGGCTTGCCGCAAACCGGGCAGATGCCGCCTCGCGCCATGGTCTCGTGGGGGTCCATGACAACCCCGCATTTGCGGTGGCCGTCCATGTGGTACTTGCCTTCCTCGGGGAAGAACTCCACGGTTCCCAGAAATTTGTGTCCCAGCCCTTCGCCGCGCAGGGCGCGGTAGATGCCCTCGTAGGACATTTCGCCGCGAAAGAGGTTCAGCTCCCGCCCCAGCTTCTCGCCCGAGTGGGCGTCGGAGTTGGAGATGAGCTTGATGCGGTCCAGTTCGCTCCAGGTCCAGTTCATCTCCGGGTCAGAGGAGAGGCCGGTTTCCATGGCAAAGACTTCGGGCGCGTATTCGCCGAAGCACTCGCGGATGGAATCGAACCCTGATTTGGAGCCGAAGAGGGAGAACCACGGGGTCCAGATGTGGGCTGGAACCAGAAACGCCTGGGGGTGGCACTCAAGGACCATGTCAATGAGATTGCGGCAGTCCAGACCGAGGATGGGGCGGCCGTCCGAAGCGAGGTTGCCCACCTGCGCCAGACGCTGGTTGAAGCGCTTGGCCGCGGCGAGATCAGGCATGTAGACAAGGTTGTGGACCTTGCGCACCTTGCCGCCGCGCTTGTAGATGGAGCTGATCTCCGCCTGGAGCATGAACCGGACCCGGCCGGGGATGGCCCCCTCGAACTCCGGTATTTCCGTTTCCAGCCCCTGGGGGGTTTTGAGGGTGAAGAGTCCCTGGCCGCTGTCCTGGAGCTGTTCCTCGATCTCGGCCAGCCATTCGGGGTGGGTGAAGTCGCCCGTGCCAAGCACCGAGATGCCCTTGAGGCGGCCCCAGGCGGCCAGATTCCTGACGGTCAGGTTACGGCTGGTGGCCCGGGAAAAACGGGAGTGGACATGCAGGTCAGCGGTGAATCGTTCCATGGGCGGACAGTAAAGCCATACGCCCGTTATTGCAACCCGCCGACCTTGGAAAAACCGATTGACCGCAACCTTTGTTGCATATACAACCGTCACCATGTCAACCGATCGACTGAATCCGAGGGATTCGCTGGGCTTTCTCTCCTGGAAGGTTTCGCGTCTGCTGACCAATTGTCTGGCGGCAAGGTTTGCGGCCGAGGGTATCAAGATCACGGTGGAGCAGTGGCGGGCGCTTTTGCCTCTGTACAAGTTCGACGGCCTGAGCCAGGGGCAGCTGTGTGTTGTCCTCTCTCAGGAAAAGACCGGGGTGAGCCGCTTGCTGGCCGCGCTGGAGCGGAGCGGATTGTTGCGTCGTCAGACCGGCGATGGCGACCGCAGGGTCAAGCACATCTTTATTACGGACGCCGGTCGCACTCTGGTGGACAGGACCATTCCCCTGGCCCTGGAGAGTTCCCGGGTGTGCTGCGCCCACATTCCGGATGAAGATCTCGACCAATGCAAGCGGGTGCTCTGGAGAGTTCTCGAACCATGGTTGGGCGAGGACTGTCTGACGCTTGAGGCGGGCCGGCCATGATCGGGAGAACGGCACAGAAGTGGCTCAAGGGGCTGCATCTTCTGGCCGTGGCCTGCTGGGTGGGAGGCGGCGTATCGTTGCTCATGCTGTATTTCCTCAAGCACGGCGTGGACGACGGCGGTGTTCTTTACGGCATGAACCGCGCCATTCATCATGTGGACATGGCCGTGGTCGTGATTCCGGGTGCCTTTGGCTGCCTGCTCACCGGGCTGGCCTACTCCCTGCTGACCGGATGGGGCTTTTTCCGGCATGGCTGGTTGATTCTCAAGTGGGTGGCCACACTGGTGGCCATCCTTTTCGGTACCTTCTTCCTCGGCCCCTGGGAGACGGCGATGATGGACATTTCCGGCGAGATGGGCATTGCGGCCCTGGACGACCCGGCCTACCTCGCCAACCAACGCCTCAACTTTGCCTGGGGGACAGTCCAGGTTGCGGCGCTGGTTGCACTGATCTGGATTTCGATATTCAAGCCATGGAAAAATGTAAGGGAAAAGTGACGGCAGTATGCGCATCAGTTC encodes the following:
- a CDS encoding UvrD-helicase domain-containing protein; its protein translation is MERFTADLHVHSRFSRATSRNLTVRNLAAWGRLKGISVLGTGDFTHPEWLAEIEEQLQDSGQGLFTLKTPQGLETEIPEFEGAIPGRVRFMLQAEISSIYKRGGKVRKVHNLVYMPDLAAAKRFNQRLAQVGNLASDGRPILGLDCRNLIDMVLECHPQAFLVPAHIWTPWFSLFGSKSGFDSIRECFGEYAPEVFAMETGLSSDPEMNWTWSELDRIKLISNSDAHSGEKLGRELNLFRGEMSYEGIYRALRGEGLGHKFLGTVEFFPEEGKYHMDGHRKCGVVMDPHETMARGGICPVCGKPVTIGVYNRVLELADREEAVKPQGAPDFVSLIPLREVLSEVVGTGPGSKKVTALYMRLIRDFGNELDILQRVPPEDLSRHSCHLGEALKRMREGNVIRKAGFDGEFGVIRVFTDKERAQIKHGGTLVAVDTSRAKGAATPQEPACKPLAAPSDPRPAAPNAAQRAAIDAGPGPVLVLAGPGTGKTHTLMGRVARLLDEGVPARRILALTFTRRAAQELRDRLKALRPESTEPPQAGTLHGLCFDYWKHAYSETPIILPETAAKKLFAEVNPAFAGKNLDHYWTKYNLGRERLADLPADMSQAHINYGNQKNYWDLVDYTDLLEFMLEQVGAPTFRLPYTHVLVDEVQDLTPLQLAVIRGIAGPTGQGVFLIGDPNQSIYGFRGATGDVEQRLTELWPDIKTITLAENYRSGQKILDCAGALFPDSPRLNAKADISASIHLFEAPDDIREATWISDRIRALIGATSHSMADAGEQGGLAPGDIAVLVRFKALIPVIQKNLKRAGIPCSTPELEGFWQEPRVAAILRAAERFLGMSLGTGEGSPSVTADLAAHVGADDSEDETPDVSVEVPDHILAKGPVGLAAYLNDTPPFDQFFWESRQFKELKQEFESRGGWQALVNWVSLQSELEQVRRSAEKVQIMTLHAAKGLEFEAVFLPACEEGILPFAGMDLLTAKITLTPGRGQRFPEERRLMYVGMTRARRQLFISRAARRQLYGRTLSLPPSRYLRELPEDRMFRTVLAAKKVTKEKQLGLLD
- a CDS encoding MarR family winged helix-turn-helix transcriptional regulator, producing the protein MSTDRLNPRDSLGFLSWKVSRLLTNCLAARFAAEGIKITVEQWRALLPLYKFDGLSQGQLCVVLSQEKTGVSRLLAALERSGLLRRQTGDGDRRVKHIFITDAGRTLVDRTIPLALESSRVCCAHIPDEDLDQCKRVLWRVLEPWLGEDCLTLEAGRP
- a CDS encoding DUF2269 family protein, with product MIGRTAQKWLKGLHLLAVACWVGGGVSLLMLYFLKHGVDDGGVLYGMNRAIHHVDMAVVVIPGAFGCLLTGLAYSLLTGWGFFRHGWLILKWVATLVAILFGTFFLGPWETAMMDISGEMGIAALDDPAYLANQRLNFAWGTVQVAALVALIWISIFKPWKNVREK